Proteins encoded together in one Camelina sativa cultivar DH55 chromosome 9, Cs, whole genome shotgun sequence window:
- the LOC104710749 gene encoding cytochrome P450 705A5-like encodes MATMMTFDFENCFIFIILCFVSLLCYTILFKKQESSRTGCVLPPSPPSLPIIGHLHLLLSSLTHKSLHNISSKFGPFLYLRVVNLPIVLVSSASVAYEIYKTQDVNVSSRVATSLGDSLFLGSSGFITAPYGDYWKFMKKMVATKLLRPQAIEQSRGGRAEELQGFYENLLHKAMKKESIEISKEAMKFTNNIICRMSMGRSCSDENGEAEIVRELLVKSTALTKKIFFANMFPRIPLFKKEIMGVSNQFDELLERLLVEHEERVEEHENKDMMDLLLEAFRDEHAEYKISRKQIKSLFVEIFLGGTDTSAQTVQWIMAELINKPSIIEKIREEIDSVVGKTRLIKETDLPKLPYLQVVVKEGLRMHPPSPLVVRTFQESCEVKGFYMPEKTMLVINVYALMRDPDSWEDPNEFKPERFLPSSKSKKDEEKEQGLKYLPFGAGRRGCPGSNLAYLFVGLAVGVMVQCFDWKIKEDKVNMEETTAGMNLAMAHPFKCTPVVRIDPLTFNLKSPSP; translated from the exons ATGGCAACAATGATGACCTTTGACTTCGAAAactgcttcatcttcatcatcttatGTTTCGTATCACTCCTTTGTTACACTATCTTATTCAAGAAACAAGAGAGCTCACGCACTGGCTGTGTTCTCCCTCCGAGCCCTCCTTCTCTTCCGATCATCGGTCATCTTCACCTTCTCCTTTCCTCTCTTACGCACAAGTCTCTTCATAACATATCCTCTAAGTTTGGACCCTTTCTCTATCTCCGCGTCGTCAATTTGCCTATAGTCCTTGTATCTTCTGCGTCAGTGGCTTACGAGATCTACAAGACGCAAGACGTGAACGTCTCGTCTCGCGTTGCTACTTCCCTTGGAGACTCTCTATTTTTAGGATCTTCTGGTTTCATCACGGCTCCTTATGGAGACTACTGGAAGTTCATGAAGAAGATGGTTGCCACAAAGCTTCTCCGACCGCAGGCCATTGAGCAGTCACGAGGCGGCCGTGCAGAGGAGCTACAGGGGTTTTATGAGAACCTGTTACACAAGGCGATGAAGAAGGAGAGCATTGAGATCAGTAAGGAAGCGATGAAGTTTACTAACAACATCATCTGCAGGATGAGCATGGGGAGGAGTTGTTCAGATGAGAACGGTGAGGCAGAGATAGTCAGAGAGTTGCTTGTCAAGTCAACTGCCTTAACAAAGAAGATCTTTTTTGCAAACATGTTTCCAAGAATCCCACTGTTCAAAAAGGAGATAATGGGAGTTTCTAACCAATTCGACGAGTTGCTGGAGAGGCTTCTTGTGGAACATGAAGAGAGAGTTGAGGAGCATGAAAATAAGGACATGATGGATTTGTTGTTGGAAGCTTTTCGGGACGAACACGCGGAGTATAAGATCAGTAGGAAACAGATCAAGTCTTTGTTCGTG GAGATTTTCCTTGGAGGCACTGACACCTCGGCGCAAACAGTACAGTGGATAATGGCTGAACTCATTAACAAGCCTAGCATTATTGAGAAAATTAGAGAAGAAATCGATTCCGTTGTAGGGAAAACGAGATTGATTAAAGAAACAGATCTACCAAAGCTTCCTTATTTGCAAGTGGTTGTTAAGGAAGGGCTAAGAATGCACCCCCCATCTCCCCTCGTTGTTAGAACTTTTCAAGAAAGTTGTGAGGTGAAAGGTTTTTACATGCCGGAGAAGACAATGCTTGTTATTAATGTTTATGCTTTGATGAGAGATCCTGATTCTTGGGAAGATCCTAATGAGTTTAAACCAGAGAGGTTCTTAccttcttcaaaatcaaaaaaagacGAGGAGAAAGAGCAAGGCCTGAAGTACCTTCCATTTGGAGCTGGAAGGAGAGGCTGTCCTGGATCAAATCTAGCTTATCTCTTTGTAGGACTCGCGGTCGGTGTGATGGTGCAGTGTTTTGACTGGAAGATCAAAGAAGACAAGGTTAACATGGAAGAAACTACTGCAGGAATGAATCTTGCCATGGCTCATCCGTTTAAGTGCACTCCTGTTGTTCGAATCGACCCTTTAACTTTCAATCTCAAGAGTCCGAGTCCATGA